A genomic segment from Neobacillus sp. YX16 encodes:
- a CDS encoding Na(+)/H(+) antiporter subunit B, which produces MKKPNDVIIRSVTKVAVVIIFTFAINLFISGHHFPGGGFIGGLVFASGLILMFLTFDIETVRNNIPVDFKVVAAVGVLIAVLTGVGGMVLDAPFLSQSFGYFELPIFGKTELATAVIFDVGVALAVIGTSMTIIMNIGDDR; this is translated from the coding sequence ATGAAGAAGCCAAATGATGTTATCATTCGAAGTGTAACTAAAGTTGCAGTCGTGATTATTTTTACGTTTGCCATTAATCTTTTTATCTCAGGACATCATTTTCCCGGCGGTGGATTTATCGGTGGCTTGGTCTTTGCTTCAGGCTTAATCCTCATGTTTTTAACATTTGATATTGAAACAGTTCGTAATAATATTCCAGTCGATTTTAAAGTGGTGGCTGCAGTAGGGGTGTTAATTGCTGTTTTGACGGGAGTAGGTGGTATGGTTCTAGATGCTCCATTTTTATCTCAATCGTTTGGCTACTTTGAGCTGCCGATATTCGGCAAGACAGAGCTTGCTACAGCCGTGATTTTTGATGTAGGGGTAGCTTTAGCTGTTATTGGAACCTCTATGACGATAATAATGAATATTGGTGATGATCGATAA
- a CDS encoding quinone oxidoreductase produces the protein MKALIFESFGGPEVLQYKDIPDPVISENEILVRMKAIGLNFADIYRRKGNYHLAGQPPYILGYEGSGIVEKVGAGITTIKVGDRIAFADVPFANAELVSVPLEKAIPLPDEISFETASAVLLQGLTAHYLTRDSYEVKEGKLVLVHAAAGGVGQILIQIAKLLGGQVIGLTSSLVKSKAAYSAGADHVFLYNDNWIEEVRKVTNGFGVDVVYESIGSTLQESFEVTKVGGTVVFYGMAGGDPALVDPRMLMDTSKTLTGGDLWNVLTSLEERKERSKQLFDWILEGNINIQEPMIFPLKDGSDAHTLLESRKSTGKILLQP, from the coding sequence ATGAAAGCACTTATCTTTGAAAGTTTTGGTGGACCCGAGGTATTACAATATAAAGATATTCCTGATCCTGTCATTAGTGAAAATGAAATCTTGGTAAGGATGAAGGCGATAGGATTAAATTTTGCAGATATATACCGTCGAAAAGGGAATTATCATCTAGCCGGTCAGCCCCCGTATATATTGGGTTATGAGGGCTCAGGAATTGTGGAAAAAGTCGGTGCCGGCATTACAACAATAAAAGTTGGAGATCGAATTGCATTTGCAGATGTGCCATTTGCAAATGCTGAGTTAGTCTCAGTTCCTTTGGAAAAGGCCATTCCATTACCAGATGAGATATCCTTTGAAACTGCTTCGGCTGTATTACTACAAGGTTTAACAGCCCACTACTTAACAAGAGACAGTTATGAGGTTAAAGAAGGAAAATTAGTCCTCGTCCATGCTGCTGCAGGCGGCGTTGGTCAAATTCTTATTCAAATTGCAAAATTATTAGGCGGACAAGTTATTGGCCTTACTTCTTCACTTGTGAAGTCTAAAGCTGCATATTCAGCAGGAGCGGATCATGTTTTTTTATACAATGATAACTGGATTGAGGAAGTAAGGAAGGTAACAAATGGATTTGGTGTGGATGTTGTTTATGAATCTATAGGTTCTACTCTTCAGGAAAGCTTTGAGGTTACTAAAGTTGGAGGTACCGTTGTTTTTTATGGTATGGCAGGGGGTGACCCTGCTCTGGTCGATCCACGAATGCTTATGGATACTTCGAAAACATTAACTGGCGGAGACCTTTGGAATGTTCTTACTTCCTTAGAGGAAAGAAAAGAACGCTCAAAACAATTATTTGATTGGATCCTAGAAGGGAATATTAACATACAAGAACCAATGATTTTCCCTTTAAAGGATGGCTCAGACGCACATACTTTACTAGAAAGCCGCAAAAGTACAGGGAAAATTTTATTACAACCTTAA
- a CDS encoding tyrosine-type recombinase/integrase, translated as MEYVEPIRDVESINAIKEILRKQSKRDLLLFVLGINTGIRISDLLSIKIEDIWDGTGIKEFLHLKETNSDDTKAYYLNNNVKLAFEDYLKTYVFNDSDYLFKSKKNNQPITRQQAYRIINTAAKEVGIPGKIGTHTLRKTFGYHAYRKGIAISILMSIYHHHSPSETLRYIGISKNEKPLIKLDVNL; from the coding sequence ATGGAGTATGTTGAGCCTATAAGAGACGTTGAAAGTATTAATGCAATAAAAGAAATATTACGGAAGCAGTCAAAAAGAGACCTTTTGCTTTTTGTTCTTGGGATTAATACTGGAATAAGAATTAGTGATTTACTTTCAATAAAGATTGAGGATATTTGGGATGGAACGGGGATAAAGGAGTTTTTGCATTTAAAGGAAACCAATAGTGATGATACAAAAGCTTACTATTTAAATAATAACGTTAAACTAGCGTTTGAGGATTACTTGAAAACATATGTTTTTAACGATAGTGATTATTTGTTTAAGTCCAAAAAGAATAATCAGCCAATTACCCGTCAGCAAGCATACAGAATTATTAATACAGCCGCAAAAGAGGTTGGGATTCCAGGTAAAATAGGTACTCATACTCTTAGAAAAACATTCGGCTATCACGCCTATCGAAAAGGGATTGCCATCTCAATTCTAATGAGTATTTATCACCATCATTCCCCATCAGAAACATTAAGATATATTGGGATAAGTAAAAATGAGAAACCGTTGATTAAATTGGATGTAAATTTATAA
- the mnhG gene encoding monovalent cation/H(+) antiporter subunit G translates to MSVIIPSEHIAVLLILIGTIFSFLSAVGLIRLPDIYTRAHALSKGSTIGVLFTLVGTFLFFVLEGFFSIRLFLGIFFVFLTAPVAGHIIVRAAYRSNVALAKESVQDDLKEVIGQVKENK, encoded by the coding sequence TTGAGCGTAATAATTCCGAGTGAACACATTGCGGTTTTGTTAATATTAATTGGTACCATCTTTAGCTTTTTAAGTGCAGTTGGATTAATCCGTCTCCCTGATATTTATACCCGCGCGCATGCACTTTCAAAAGGGTCAACGATTGGAGTCCTTTTTACGCTTGTAGGAACCTTCCTTTTTTTCGTGTTAGAAGGATTTTTTAGTATTCGTTTATTTCTTGGTATATTCTTTGTATTTCTAACAGCACCTGTGGCTGGACATATTATTGTCAGAGCAGCGTATCGCTCAAATGTCGCTCTCGCTAAGGAAAGCGTGCAGGATGACTTGAAGGAAGTTATTGGTCAAGTAAAAGAGAATAAATAA
- a CDS encoding Na+/H+ antiporter subunit A: protein MMSSWLHIMIFIPFLFAIAVPYIYKQLTPRIHTGWFVLFIPLVIFAYLLTYIPNISEGNTFTETVPWIPAYDINFITYMDGLSLILGLLISGIGTLVILYSIFYLSKHREALNNFYVYLLIFMGAMLGLVFSDNIFVLYVFWETTSISSFLLIAYWYEREKSRYGAQKSMLITIFGGLAMLAGFILLSMITDTYSIREMIRNSTDISSHSLFIPGMILILIGAFTKSAQFPFSIWLPDAMEAPTPISAYLHSATMVKAGIYLVARMTPIFGGAAEWFWLVTGVGLITLLYGSVNAVRQTDLKALLAYSTISQLGLIMSLLGLGSASLYYGVGTDSSVYAMAIFAAIFHLVNHSTFKGCLFMVVGIIDHETGTRDIRRLGGLMHLMPISFTLTVIGSFAMAGLPPFNGFLSKEMFFTAVLNVSTMSVFNAETFGMAIPIIAWIASVFTFIYSMILVFKTFRGKNKSEKLGRVVHEAPIGMLISPLVLGSLVIIIFFFPNVLSQYLLKPALYAVLPTLADTGELKVKISAWHGWNTELYMTFGVIGLGTLLYIYLKKWYRIYYLYPDNFTLNSMYNLGLEKMESISKFITERYMTGFIRDYLVYIFSFIILVVGGAMWFFDGFSFDPSKDAPANFFEAGLMTAMIITAITVLFSKNRLTSIAAVGALGFLVSFFFVLFRAPDLALTQLVVETVTTALFLLCFYHLPELRKEISRIQFKAVNAVISIGVGAVVTLVALSANGNRLFESISSFYENSYELAGAKNIVNSILVDFRGIDTMLEILVLCIAGIGVYTLIKVRPPGRDGNEEAK from the coding sequence ATGATGTCTTCTTGGTTACACATTATGATTTTTATTCCATTTCTTTTTGCAATCGCGGTCCCCTATATTTATAAACAATTGACACCACGTATTCATACGGGATGGTTTGTCCTATTTATTCCTTTAGTGATATTTGCTTATTTATTAACTTATATACCCAATATTTCAGAAGGGAATACTTTCACAGAAACTGTTCCATGGATTCCAGCCTACGATATTAACTTCATAACATATATGGATGGATTAAGCCTAATTCTAGGATTGTTAATTTCCGGAATTGGTACATTAGTTATCCTTTATTCTATTTTCTATCTGTCTAAACATCGGGAAGCACTAAATAATTTCTATGTGTATTTATTGATATTTATGGGAGCTATGCTCGGTCTAGTATTTTCTGATAATATTTTTGTTTTATATGTCTTTTGGGAAACAACAAGTATATCATCTTTCTTATTAATTGCGTATTGGTATGAACGTGAAAAATCACGTTATGGTGCACAAAAATCAATGTTGATTACGATTTTTGGCGGGCTGGCGATGCTGGCAGGCTTCATCTTGCTCTCTATGATTACGGATACGTATAGCATTCGTGAAATGATACGCAATTCAACTGATATTTCATCGCATTCATTGTTTATTCCTGGAATGATATTAATATTAATCGGAGCGTTTACAAAGTCAGCGCAATTCCCATTTAGTATTTGGTTACCCGATGCAATGGAGGCGCCTACCCCAATAAGTGCTTATTTACATTCTGCAACAATGGTGAAAGCAGGGATTTATTTAGTTGCCCGTATGACACCGATTTTCGGTGGTGCAGCAGAATGGTTTTGGCTTGTAACAGGGGTAGGATTGATAACTTTATTATATGGATCTGTAAATGCAGTGAGACAAACGGACCTTAAGGCTTTATTGGCCTACTCAACGATTAGTCAATTAGGATTAATCATGAGCCTACTTGGTTTAGGGTCTGCCTCCTTATATTATGGAGTTGGTACGGATTCCTCTGTATATGCCATGGCAATATTTGCTGCGATTTTCCACTTAGTTAATCATTCTACATTTAAAGGCTGTCTGTTTATGGTTGTTGGTATTATTGACCATGAGACAGGAACTCGAGATATCCGCAGGTTGGGGGGCTTGATGCACCTAATGCCTATATCTTTTACCCTAACCGTGATTGGAAGCTTTGCAATGGCTGGCCTTCCACCATTTAATGGTTTTCTAAGTAAGGAAATGTTTTTTACTGCGGTATTAAATGTATCAACAATGTCTGTGTTTAATGCAGAGACATTCGGTATGGCTATACCAATCATCGCCTGGATTGCCAGTGTTTTTACCTTTATTTATAGCATGATTCTTGTTTTTAAAACCTTTAGAGGTAAGAATAAATCAGAAAAATTAGGCAGGGTAGTACACGAGGCACCAATTGGGATGTTAATTTCTCCACTTGTCCTTGGTTCTCTAGTTATTATTATTTTCTTTTTTCCGAATGTCCTTTCACAATACTTATTAAAACCTGCCCTGTATGCAGTGTTACCTACACTGGCTGATACAGGTGAATTGAAAGTGAAAATTAGTGCTTGGCATGGTTGGAATACTGAGTTATATATGACCTTTGGAGTTATTGGGCTGGGCACATTGTTGTACATTTATCTAAAAAAATGGTATCGAATTTATTACCTATATCCGGACAATTTCACGTTAAATAGTATGTATAATCTTGGCCTGGAAAAAATGGAAAGCATATCGAAGTTCATAACAGAGAGGTACATGACAGGGTTTATCCGTGATTATTTAGTATATATATTTTCGTTTATCATCCTTGTTGTCGGCGGAGCGATGTGGTTCTTTGATGGATTTTCTTTTGACCCATCTAAAGATGCTCCTGCCAATTTTTTTGAAGCGGGATTAATGACTGCGATGATCATTACGGCAATAACCGTACTGTTTTCAAAAAACCGGTTGACCTCCATTGCTGCTGTTGGTGCACTTGGATTCCTAGTTTCCTTTTTCTTTGTGCTATTTAGAGCACCCGACTTGGCATTAACGCAATTAGTTGTGGAGACAGTTACCACTGCATTATTCTTGCTATGCTTCTACCACTTGCCTGAGTTGAGAAAGGAAATAAGCCGAATACAGTTCAAAGCAGTAAATGCAGTCATATCAATCGGGGTTGGTGCAGTTGTTACACTAGTTGCATTATCTGCCAATGGCAATCGTTTATTTGAATCGATTTCAAGTTTTTATGAGAATTCTTATGAATTAGCAGGAGCAAAAAATATTGTAAACTCAATCCTCGTGGATTTTCGCGGGATTGATACGATGCTCGAGATTCTAGTTTTATGTATTGCTGGTATTGGTGTGTATACATTAATCAAGGTTAGACCTCCGGGGAGGGATGGAAATGAAGAAGCCAAATGA
- a CDS encoding Na+/H+ antiporter subunit D — MNNLIILPIIIPIIVGMIMVIFRKNIKLQRFLSVLSTIAISISTLLLITQIHTKGIQTLHLGGWEAPFGVSMVADMFSAILILVTSIVSLCCLLFAFHSIGKEREANYFYPLFLFLITGVNGSFITGDIFNLFVCFEVMLVSSYVLISLGGTRNQLSESIKYILINIISSFLFLVAIAFLYAMTGTLNFAHLSIRVAEVGQEGLMTTVAILFLIVFSLKAGLFLFFWLPGSYSAPPTAISAIFAALLTKVGIYAIIRVFTLVFYHEPEVTHLFIGILAAVTMLLGAIGAVAFWDIKRILTYNVIVGVGFILAGVASYTTEGMTGSLFYLIHDMVVKALIFLLGGTIIHLTGTSKLKEISGLIRLHPGLGWMFFIAALSLSGIPPLSGFLGKIFITEGTFERGYLWLGGVGLFTSLLVLYSIMKIFMNVFWGYTDLTEENEKGTTKGLMLPIGILTIITIALGLGAEGIHDYVDIAVEGLMNPSLYIEAVLGGNLGH, encoded by the coding sequence ATGAATAATTTGATCATTTTGCCAATCATTATCCCCATTATAGTGGGAATGATTATGGTGATCTTTAGGAAAAATATAAAATTGCAAAGATTTTTAAGTGTTCTTTCTACAATAGCGATAAGCATTTCGACTCTTTTGCTGATTACTCAAATTCATACTAAGGGGATTCAAACTCTACATTTAGGCGGCTGGGAAGCTCCCTTTGGGGTAAGTATGGTGGCTGATATGTTTTCAGCAATACTGATACTGGTAACGAGCATCGTCTCACTTTGTTGTTTATTATTTGCTTTTCACTCCATTGGAAAAGAGAGAGAAGCCAACTACTTTTACCCGCTTTTTTTGTTTCTAATTACTGGGGTTAATGGTTCCTTTATCACCGGAGATATTTTCAATTTATTTGTTTGCTTCGAAGTGATGCTGGTTTCATCCTATGTGTTGATTTCACTGGGAGGTACGAGAAATCAGCTCAGCGAGTCTATTAAATATATATTGATTAACATCATCTCATCCTTCCTTTTTCTAGTTGCTATTGCATTCCTTTATGCAATGACCGGCACACTGAATTTTGCACACCTCTCGATTCGTGTTGCCGAGGTTGGACAAGAGGGTCTTATGACTACAGTTGCCATTTTATTTTTAATTGTATTTAGTTTAAAAGCAGGTCTTTTTCTATTCTTTTGGCTTCCAGGCTCCTACAGTGCTCCTCCAACTGCGATCTCAGCTATTTTTGCCGCTTTGTTAACGAAGGTAGGAATCTATGCCATTATAAGAGTTTTTACACTCGTCTTTTATCATGAGCCAGAGGTGACCCATTTATTTATCGGAATATTAGCTGCGGTAACGATGCTATTAGGAGCAATTGGGGCAGTCGCTTTTTGGGATATTAAAAGAATATTGACCTATAACGTTATTGTAGGCGTGGGATTTATATTAGCAGGGGTTGCATCCTATACAACAGAAGGGATGACTGGATCTCTTTTCTATCTGATTCACGATATGGTTGTGAAGGCACTGATTTTCCTTTTAGGAGGAACAATCATACATCTTACTGGAACGAGTAAGCTTAAAGAAATAAGCGGTCTTATCCGCTTGCACCCGGGATTAGGCTGGATGTTTTTTATTGCGGCATTGTCACTGTCAGGCATTCCGCCGTTAAGCGGCTTTTTAGGGAAAATTTTCATAACAGAAGGGACCTTTGAAAGAGGATACTTATGGTTGGGGGGAGTTGGTTTGTTTACCAGCCTTCTGGTCCTGTATTCGATAATGAAAATCTTTATGAATGTCTTTTGGGGGTATACCGACTTAACAGAGGAGAATGAGAAAGGGACGACAAAGGGGTTAATGTTACCAATAGGAATCCTTACCATAATAACGATTGCTCTCGGATTAGGTGCAGAAGGGATTCATGATTACGTTGATATTGCGGTAGAAGGCTTAATGAATCCAAGCCTATATATTGAAGCAGTCTTGGGCGGCAATCTTGGTCATTAG
- a CDS encoding Na(+)/H(+) antiporter subunit F1 codes for MIQGILICSLVFLSFAIFATIFRLVKGPTAPDRIQALDALGINIISGVAIFSVFIRSTGFFEVILLIGILSFIGTIAFARYIERGVVIERNNSE; via the coding sequence ATGATACAGGGAATTTTAATTTGTTCATTAGTATTTCTTAGTTTTGCTATATTTGCAACCATATTTCGATTGGTAAAGGGGCCGACTGCGCCAGATAGAATTCAGGCGCTGGATGCATTAGGAATTAATATCATTTCTGGAGTTGCAATTTTTTCTGTTTTTATAAGAAGTACTGGTTTTTTTGAAGTCATTTTATTAATTGGAATCCTTTCCTTTATCGGGACAATTGCCTTTGCGAGATATATAGAAAGAGGTGTGGTCATTGAGCGTAATAATTCCGAGTGA
- a CDS encoding universal stress protein yields MKKMKERMDESILVCVYYGPNGERLIQRGCKIANMLDCPLYILTVDPKPFDDLDAEKSNYIARWKQLASEHSADAFIIKDNEQRPISKVIAEVAREKNITQIILGQTAQSRWEQIAKGSIINSLLREIPFVDLHIISVARFLKNPDRHFEKGVRAYLVKDNNNYRLIFKHTKDIEFEGIFFKEYGTDFNNGIFKFMKDKETLQVQVNENIVKDLTNVDMDTNLSSDDDFL; encoded by the coding sequence GTGAAAAAAATGAAAGAGCGCATGGACGAAAGTATCCTCGTCTGTGTTTATTATGGTCCTAATGGTGAACGTCTCATTCAACGGGGCTGTAAAATTGCCAATATGCTTGATTGTCCACTATACATCCTAACCGTAGATCCTAAACCATTTGATGATTTGGATGCAGAAAAATCAAACTATATTGCAAGATGGAAACAATTAGCTTCCGAGCATAGTGCTGACGCATTTATTATTAAGGATAATGAACAAAGACCGATTTCAAAAGTGATTGCAGAGGTTGCCAGAGAAAAGAACATTACACAAATCATACTCGGTCAAACTGCTCAAAGTCGTTGGGAACAAATCGCTAAGGGGTCGATTATTAACTCTTTACTACGTGAAATTCCATTTGTTGATCTTCATATTATATCTGTGGCCCGTTTCCTAAAAAATCCTGATAGACATTTCGAAAAAGGTGTACGAGCGTATCTTGTTAAGGATAATAATAACTACCGCCTAATCTTTAAACATACAAAGGATATAGAGTTTGAAGGGATTTTCTTTAAGGAATACGGAACTGATTTTAATAATGGTATTTTCAAATTTATGAAAGACAAGGAAACATTACAAGTCCAAGTAAATGAGAATATTGTTAAGGATTTAACAAACGTTGATATGGATACGAACTTATCTTCTGATGATGACTTTTTATAA
- a CDS encoding ABC transporter ATP-binding protein produces the protein MQSQYPLSLKRVTKMYEDGDKTVDILKGLSFKIKNGEIAAIIGPSGSGKSTFLAIAGALLTPDDGEVIVNGVNINNCNESDKANIRLNQIGYIFQTSNLVPYLNVEENLFFVLKMAKQWNAESKGFCYLLLEKVGLLHRAKHYPHQLSGGEKQRAAIARAFVNHPEIILADEPTASLDSSRSLAVMKLISNMVKQYKKAAIIVTHDEQILSLCDRIYTMKDGNLVEKEGKSI, from the coding sequence ATGCAAAGCCAATATCCACTTAGTTTAAAACGTGTCACTAAAATGTATGAAGATGGCGATAAAACAGTAGATATCTTAAAGGGCCTTTCTTTTAAAATTAAAAATGGAGAAATAGCTGCGATTATAGGTCCTTCTGGGTCAGGGAAAAGTACATTTCTTGCGATAGCAGGTGCTTTGTTAACACCTGATGATGGCGAAGTAATTGTTAATGGTGTTAATATAAATAATTGTAATGAGTCGGATAAAGCAAATATAAGACTGAATCAAATCGGCTATATCTTTCAAACATCTAATCTTGTTCCCTATTTAAATGTAGAGGAGAATTTATTTTTCGTCCTAAAAATGGCCAAACAATGGAATGCAGAATCAAAGGGGTTTTGCTATCTTCTTCTAGAAAAGGTGGGTTTACTCCACAGAGCAAAGCACTATCCACACCAACTATCGGGGGGAGAAAAACAAAGAGCAGCGATTGCAAGAGCTTTCGTAAACCATCCAGAAATTATTTTGGCGGATGAGCCTACAGCAAGTTTAGATTCCAGCAGAAGTTTAGCTGTTATGAAGCTTATTTCAAATATGGTAAAACAGTATAAAAAAGCAGCCATAATAGTCACGCATGACGAGCAAATTCTGTCATTATGTGATCGTATTTATACAATGAAGGATGGAAATTTAGTAGAAAAAGAGGGGAAATCCATATAA
- a CDS encoding Na+/H+ antiporter subunit E: MPMQVLVNLLIGVIWMFLQDDWSVLTFFSGYLFGLLVLYILRRYLPTKFYLVTLLAIVQLFFVFIYELFTSSILVIRQILRPKINITPGIFTLETELEGDLEVTLLALLLTLTPGSVVVEVTSDSKKFYIHAMDIPESSNAVLQSKAKFEKAIKKVTRA; the protein is encoded by the coding sequence ATGCCCATGCAAGTATTAGTTAATTTATTAATTGGTGTAATCTGGATGTTTCTTCAGGATGATTGGAGTGTATTAACATTCTTTAGTGGTTACCTATTTGGTTTATTGGTGCTTTATATATTACGCAGATATCTTCCTACTAAATTCTATTTGGTCACATTACTTGCAATTGTTCAACTTTTTTTCGTGTTTATTTATGAATTATTTACATCTAGTATCTTGGTAATTCGACAAATTCTTCGACCAAAGATCAATATTACACCAGGGATATTTACTTTGGAAACAGAGCTAGAAGGGGATCTAGAGGTTACGTTACTAGCCTTACTTCTAACTTTAACCCCTGGTTCTGTTGTGGTAGAAGTAACTTCAGATAGTAAAAAGTTTTATATCCATGCAATGGATATCCCAGAATCAAGCAATGCAGTTCTTCAATCTAAGGCTAAGTTTGAAAAGGCTATTAAGAAGGTGACACGAGCATGA
- a CDS encoding Na(+)/H(+) antiporter subunit C: METLMSILVGILFAIGVYLILTKTLLRIILGTSILGHGVNLLIITMGGLKKGGPPLLGIKNLTYADSLPQALLLTAIVINFATTALFLVLSYRAYKVLGTDDTEQLRGIKNE, encoded by the coding sequence ATGGAAACGTTAATGTCTATCCTTGTTGGTATATTATTTGCTATTGGTGTTTACTTGATTTTGACGAAAACCTTATTAAGAATCATTTTGGGGACCTCGATTCTTGGACATGGCGTCAATCTACTGATTATCACAATGGGAGGGTTAAAAAAGGGAGGACCGCCGCTGCTTGGAATCAAGAATCTAACATATGCAGATTCATTACCACAGGCCCTTTTATTAACAGCCATTGTGATAAATTTTGCCACAACAGCTCTTTTTTTAGTGCTGAGTTATCGTGCATATAAAGTGTTGGGCACGGATGATACAGAACAACTGAGAGGTATTAAGAATGAATAA
- a CDS encoding FtsX-like permease family protein produces the protein MTFYKVRYLLILFILFFVASLVFIISGLANGLSMDNASSIKKINAESFFLDKDSENRIDRSKIKMGEISEDIFSANLQPLGVSMTSIGIEKSDKDIEVTLMAINSTSFLEPIIKEGKGFFNNKVNEVVLDASLKQEGIKIGQIVRDEKSGASLEVIGFTNEQTFSHTPVAFITFDTWKEINIEPFYSAIVVKNSTNSMEDISNKVNDGVWIEKDLVVKGIPGYEAEQNSLFMMLAFLIVIAVFVLAAFFYIMTIQKTNQFGILKAIGAKTAFLCKSTLLQVVILTIISLIAAVGFTWVIFLVLPEDIPFLFDPIQIAKFSGIIAIVSIFGSLLSTFNIIQADPIQAMGRME, from the coding sequence ATGACCTTTTACAAGGTTCGATATTTACTCATCTTATTTATATTGTTTTTTGTTGCATCCTTAGTTTTTATTATTAGTGGTCTAGCAAATGGTTTGTCTATGGACAATGCCTCCTCAATAAAAAAAATTAACGCAGAATCCTTCTTTCTTGATAAAGATTCTGAGAACCGTATTGATCGTTCTAAGATAAAGATGGGAGAAATTAGTGAGGACATTTTTTCTGCTAACTTGCAGCCCCTCGGTGTCAGTATGACTTCAATTGGTATAGAAAAATCCGATAAGGATATTGAAGTGACTTTAATGGCAATCAATTCAACAAGTTTCCTTGAACCGATTATTAAAGAAGGAAAAGGATTCTTTAATAATAAAGTCAATGAGGTGGTTCTAGACGCATCATTAAAGCAAGAAGGAATCAAGATAGGTCAGATAGTAAGGGATGAAAAATCTGGAGCTTCACTTGAGGTCATTGGGTTCACTAACGAACAAACCTTCAGTCATACACCTGTTGCCTTTATCACTTTTGACACTTGGAAAGAAATTAATATCGAACCATTCTATAGTGCCATTGTCGTTAAAAATAGCACGAATTCGATGGAGGATATTTCAAACAAAGTTAATGATGGAGTATGGATAGAAAAAGACCTAGTTGTGAAAGGAATTCCAGGATATGAAGCAGAGCAAAATTCATTGTTTATGATGCTTGCTTTTTTAATTGTCATTGCGGTTTTCGTATTAGCAGCCTTTTTCTACATCATGACCATCCAAAAGACAAATCAGTTTGGAATATTGAAAGCCATCGGGGCAAAAACAGCCTTTCTATGTAAATCGACCCTGTTACAGGTCGTGATATTGACGATTATTAGTTTGATTGCTGCAGTTGGATTTACCTGGGTCATCTTCTTGGTTCTTCCGGAGGATATTCCGTTCCTATTTGATCCTATTCAAATAGCAAAATTCTCAGGAATCATCGCGATTGTTTCCATATTTGGGAGTTTACTATCAACATTTAATATTATTCAAGCAGACCCAATTCAGGCAATGGGAAGGATGGAATAA